One Paracidovorax avenae ATCC 19860 genomic region harbors:
- the hemA gene encoding glutamyl-tRNA reductase, giving the protein MAVWALGINHTTAPLDLRGRFAFAIDQIAPTLQGLRQSLGGATRHPQVETAILSTCNRTEIYCAGQQPALDHTLDWLAHSGGVSPSLLRSHSYTLEESLVARHAFRVASGLDSMVLGEAQILGQMKDAVRAAETAGALGTTLNQLFQRSFAVAKEVRTSTEIGAHSISMAAAAVRLAGQLFEDLTEIRILFVGAGEMIELAATHFAAKNPKSLAIANRTLERGEKLASRFGGEVMRLADLPDRLHEFDAVVSCTASSLPIIGLGAVERALKKRRHRPMFMVDLAVPRDIEPEVKALEDIYLYTVDDLASVVQTAQASRQAAVAQAEAIIDAGVQSFMHWMDQRSPVGGVVPLIQQIHAQADEWRALEIARAKKLIARGEDMDAVLEALSRGLTQKMLHGTLAELRAGDADTRAQTAQTVSRLFLRSQSKSGL; this is encoded by the coding sequence ATGGCAGTCTGGGCCCTCGGCATCAACCACACGACCGCGCCGCTCGATCTGCGCGGCCGTTTTGCGTTCGCCATCGACCAGATCGCGCCCACGCTGCAAGGCCTGCGCCAGTCGCTGGGCGGCGCCACGCGCCATCCGCAGGTGGAAACCGCCATCCTCTCCACCTGCAACCGCACCGAGATCTACTGCGCCGGCCAGCAACCCGCGCTGGACCACACGCTCGACTGGCTCGCCCACAGCGGCGGCGTGAGCCCTTCGCTGCTGCGCTCGCACTCCTACACGCTCGAGGAAAGCCTCGTGGCGCGCCATGCGTTCCGCGTGGCCAGCGGGCTCGATTCCATGGTGCTGGGCGAGGCCCAGATCCTCGGCCAGATGAAGGACGCCGTGCGCGCGGCAGAGACGGCCGGCGCGCTCGGCACCACGCTCAACCAGCTCTTCCAGCGCAGCTTCGCCGTTGCCAAGGAAGTGCGCACCAGCACCGAGATCGGCGCCCACAGCATCAGCATGGCCGCCGCCGCCGTGCGCCTGGCCGGGCAGCTGTTCGAAGACCTGACGGAGATCCGCATCCTCTTCGTGGGCGCGGGCGAGATGATCGAGCTCGCCGCCACCCACTTCGCTGCGAAGAATCCCAAGAGCCTCGCCATCGCCAACCGCACGCTGGAGCGCGGCGAAAAGCTCGCCTCCCGCTTCGGCGGCGAGGTCATGCGGCTGGCCGACCTGCCCGACCGCCTGCACGAGTTCGACGCCGTGGTCAGTTGCACGGCCAGCAGCCTGCCCATCATCGGCCTGGGCGCCGTCGAGCGCGCGCTCAAAAAACGCCGCCACCGCCCCATGTTCATGGTCGACCTGGCCGTGCCGCGCGACATCGAGCCCGAGGTGAAGGCGCTCGAGGACATCTACCTCTACACCGTGGACGACCTCGCCAGCGTCGTGCAGACCGCGCAGGCCAGCCGCCAGGCGGCCGTAGCGCAGGCCGAGGCCATCATCGACGCGGGCGTGCAGAGCTTCATGCACTGGATGGACCAGCGCAGCCCCGTGGGCGGCGTGGTGCCGCTCATCCAGCAGATCCACGCCCAGGCCGACGAATGGCGTGCGCTGGAGATCGCACGCGCCAAGAAGCTCATCGCCAGGGGCGAGGACATGGACGCCGTGCTGGAAGCGCTCTCGCGCGGCCTCACGCAGAAGATGCTGCACGGCACCCTGGCCGAGCTGCGCGCGGGCGATGCCGACACGCGCGCCCAGACGGCCCAGACCGTCTCCCGCCTGTTCCTGCGCTCGCAGTCCAAGAGCGGCCTGTAG
- the prfA gene encoding peptide chain release factor 1, translating into MKPFLRSQLERYAQRLEELDFLLSREDIMSDMAQYRTISREHAEVTQIAGRYARYRQREADLAGAREMLDDPDMADMAREEISAAEAELVQLEDELQRLLLPRDPDEARNAFLEIRAGTGGDESALFAGDLARMYTRYAATAGWKVEILSASDNEIGGYKEVVLRVEGDGVYGALRFESGGHRVQRVPATETQGRIHTSACTVAVMPEPDEQQAITLNPADLRIDTFRASGAGGQHINKTDSAVRVVHLPTGIVAECQDGRSQHSNKAKALQVLQARIQEKERSERAAKEAALRKGLVGSGDRSDRIRTYNFPQGRLTDHRINLTLYKLLAIMEGDLGEVLDALRHAREAELLAELESAA; encoded by the coding sequence ATGAAACCCTTCCTCAGAAGCCAGCTGGAGCGCTACGCCCAACGCCTCGAAGAGCTCGACTTCCTGCTCTCGCGCGAGGACATCATGTCCGACATGGCCCAGTACCGCACCATCTCGCGCGAGCACGCCGAGGTGACGCAGATCGCTGGCCGCTATGCGCGCTACCGCCAGCGCGAGGCCGACCTGGCCGGCGCGCGCGAGATGCTGGACGACCCGGACATGGCCGACATGGCCCGGGAAGAAATTTCCGCCGCCGAAGCCGAGCTGGTGCAGCTGGAGGACGAGCTGCAGCGCCTGCTGCTGCCCCGCGACCCCGACGAGGCGCGCAACGCCTTCCTGGAAATCCGCGCCGGCACGGGCGGCGACGAGTCCGCGCTGTTCGCGGGCGACCTGGCCCGCATGTACACGCGCTACGCGGCCACGGCCGGCTGGAAGGTGGAGATCCTGAGCGCCAGCGACAACGAGATCGGCGGCTACAAGGAAGTCGTGCTGCGCGTGGAAGGCGACGGCGTCTATGGCGCTCTGCGCTTCGAATCCGGCGGCCACCGCGTGCAGCGGGTGCCCGCCACCGAGACCCAGGGCCGCATCCACACCAGCGCCTGCACCGTGGCCGTGATGCCCGAGCCCGACGAGCAGCAGGCGATCACGCTGAACCCGGCCGACCTGCGCATCGACACCTTCCGCGCCAGCGGCGCGGGCGGCCAGCACATCAACAAGACCGACTCCGCCGTGCGCGTGGTCCACCTGCCCACCGGCATCGTGGCCGAATGCCAGGACGGCCGCAGCCAGCACAGCAACAAGGCCAAGGCGCTGCAGGTGCTGCAGGCGCGCATCCAGGAAAAGGAACGCAGCGAGCGCGCCGCCAAGGAGGCCGCGCTGCGCAAGGGCCTCGTGGGCTCGGGCGACCGCTCCGACCGCATCCGCACCTACAACTTCCCCCAGGGCCGCCTTACCGACCACCGCATCAACCTCACGCTCTACAAGCTGCTCGCCATCATGGAAGGCGACCTGGGCGAGGTGCTGGACGCCCTGCGCCACGCGCGGGAAGCCGAACTGCTGGCCGAGCTGGAATCGGCGGCCTGA
- the prmC gene encoding peptide chain release factor N(5)-glutamine methyltransferase, whose translation MKDAVAPPPEPVTIAQALAHAQALGLARIDAQMLLLHLLGRPDAGRAWLLAHDGDRLSTAGQEGFQALCARRQAGEPVAYLTGRKEFYGLPLQVDARVLDPRPDTETLVDWALEVLQPLPAPRVADLGTGSGAIALALRHGLPGAQVVLAVDASADALAVARANAQRLHLPVDFVRTSWLDGISGPFDAVVSNPPYIEEDDPHLAALVHEPRQALASGPDGLDDIRTIVVQSASRLAPGGWLLLEHGWNQAQAVQALLRSAGYAEVQSRADLAGHARCTGGRMPGAPAAASPLETPAHASTWCMPPSSGPQ comes from the coding sequence ATGAAAGACGCCGTTGCCCCCCCTCCGGAGCCCGTGACGATCGCCCAGGCCCTCGCGCATGCACAAGCCCTCGGCCTCGCGCGCATCGATGCGCAGATGCTGCTGCTGCACCTGCTGGGTCGCCCCGATGCCGGCCGCGCCTGGCTGCTCGCCCATGACGGGGACCGGCTGTCCACCGCCGGGCAGGAGGGCTTCCAGGCCCTTTGCGCGCGCCGGCAGGCCGGCGAACCCGTGGCCTACCTGACGGGCCGCAAGGAGTTCTACGGCCTGCCGCTGCAGGTGGATGCGCGCGTGCTCGACCCGCGCCCGGATACCGAAACGCTGGTGGACTGGGCCCTGGAGGTCCTGCAGCCCCTGCCCGCGCCGCGCGTGGCGGACCTGGGCACGGGCAGCGGCGCCATCGCCCTGGCACTGCGGCACGGGCTGCCCGGCGCGCAGGTGGTGCTGGCCGTGGATGCCAGCGCGGACGCGCTCGCGGTCGCCCGGGCCAACGCGCAGCGGCTGCATCTGCCCGTGGACTTCGTCCGCACGAGCTGGCTGGACGGCATCTCCGGCCCCTTCGACGCTGTCGTGTCCAACCCACCCTACATCGAAGAAGACGATCCACACCTGGCGGCCCTGGTGCACGAGCCGCGGCAGGCCCTGGCGAGCGGGCCGGACGGTCTGGACGACATACGCACCATCGTCGTGCAGTCTGCCAGCCGCCTGGCGCCGGGCGGATGGCTGCTGCTGGAGCACGGCTGGAACCAGGCACAGGCCGTGCAGGCGCTGCTGCGCAGCGCGGGCTATGCCGAGGTGCAGAGCCGCGCCGACCTCGCCGGCCATGCGCGCTGCACCGGCGGACGCATGCCCGGCGCGCCTGCCGCAGCCAGCCCCCTGGAAACCCCGGCGCATGCCTCCACATGGTGCATGCCTCCCTCTTCGGGGCCGCAGTGA
- the grxD gene encoding Grx4 family monothiol glutaredoxin, whose product MSDNTQQRIDALVKSNDILLFMKGSASFPMCGFSGRAIQILKACGVDPKAVATVNVLEDQEIRQGIKEYSNWPTIPQLYVKGEFIGGSDIMMEMYESGELQQVLGGQAQA is encoded by the coding sequence ATGAGCGACAACACCCAGCAACGCATCGACGCCCTCGTCAAGTCCAACGACATCCTGCTGTTCATGAAGGGCAGCGCCAGCTTCCCGATGTGCGGCTTCTCGGGCCGCGCCATCCAGATCCTCAAGGCCTGCGGCGTGGACCCCAAGGCCGTGGCCACGGTGAACGTGCTGGAAGACCAGGAGATCCGCCAGGGCATCAAGGAATACAGCAACTGGCCCACCATCCCGCAGCTGTACGTGAAGGGCGAGTTCATCGGCGGCTCCGACATCATGATGGAGATGTACGAATCCGGCGAACTGCAGCAGGTGCTCGGCGGCCAGGCGCAGGCCTGA
- a CDS encoding AAA family ATPase translates to MTTTHSLVPQSPSMGLPVAQLRNVFRPGDVERKLARLQDAGSQREYETLRAVYERMLERGPERFQVKPSGVPDMAGLYGQLPNFTDVLDDVKRHVALAQDSRDGLEVTPMLLLGPPGIGKTHFARQLAELLGTGMNLVPMSSMTAGWLLSGSSSQWKGARPGKVFEALVDGEYANPVIVVDEIDKAAPDAQYDPLGALYGLLEHDTAQSFTDEFAEIAIDASQVIWITTANDERGIPDPILNRMNVFEVQAPSPEQARTIARNLYQGIREGHDWGRLIDPEPQADVLDILAQMPPREMRRALMTGFGNARLQHRSTVEVADLPRGASGKPRMGFVQ, encoded by the coding sequence ATGACGACGACACACAGCCTTGTCCCGCAATCGCCTTCGATGGGCCTGCCGGTGGCCCAATTGCGCAACGTGTTCCGGCCCGGCGATGTGGAGCGCAAGCTCGCCCGGCTCCAGGACGCCGGCAGCCAGCGTGAATACGAAACGCTGCGCGCCGTGTACGAGCGCATGCTCGAACGCGGGCCCGAACGCTTCCAGGTCAAGCCCTCGGGCGTGCCCGACATGGCGGGGCTCTACGGGCAGCTTCCCAATTTCACCGACGTGCTCGACGACGTGAAGCGCCACGTCGCCCTCGCGCAGGACAGCCGCGATGGCCTGGAGGTCACGCCCATGCTGCTGCTGGGCCCGCCCGGCATCGGCAAGACCCACTTCGCGCGCCAGCTGGCAGAACTGCTGGGCACCGGCATGAACCTCGTGCCCATGAGTTCCATGACCGCCGGATGGCTGCTTTCGGGCTCGTCCTCGCAATGGAAGGGCGCGCGCCCCGGCAAGGTGTTCGAGGCTCTGGTGGATGGCGAATACGCCAACCCCGTCATCGTGGTGGACGAGATCGACAAGGCCGCCCCCGATGCGCAGTACGACCCGCTGGGCGCCCTCTACGGCCTGCTGGAACACGACACGGCCCAGAGCTTCACCGACGAGTTCGCGGAAATCGCCATCGACGCCAGCCAGGTGATCTGGATCACCACCGCCAACGACGAGCGCGGCATCCCCGACCCCATCCTCAACCGCATGAACGTGTTCGAGGTCCAGGCGCCCTCGCCCGAGCAGGCCCGCACCATCGCGCGCAACCTCTACCAGGGCATCCGCGAGGGCCACGACTGGGGCCGGCTGATCGACCCCGAACCCCAGGCCGACGTGCTGGACATCCTGGCGCAGATGCCCCCGCGCGAGATGCGCCGGGCACTCATGACGGGCTTCGGCAACGCGCGGCTGCAGCACCGCTCCACCGTCGAGGTGGCCGACCTGCCGCGCGGCGCGTCCGGCAAGCCGCGCATGGGTTTCGTGCAATAG
- a CDS encoding hemolysin family protein — MTLSQSFFLIGLLIVASAFFSVAEISLAASRRLRLRQLADEGEARAESVMRMQEQPGDYFTVVQVGQNAVAILGGIVGEGALSPHFTALLQLWLSDARAETFGFLASFLTITSLFILFADLFPKRLGMVNSERLAVVVARPMAVLMAVLRPVVWLYSRAADLLFRVLGLSSLRDDRITSDDILAMMEAGTRAGVLAAREQQVIENVFELDSRPVSSAMSPRDRIAFFLRDDPDQLIRARIAAEPFSTYPVCEGDIDHVVGYVDAKDLFQRVLNNQPISLKDEGLVHKVLIVPDRLSLAEVLDQFRQVHEDFAVIVNEYSLVVGVVTLNDVMSTVMGDLIGPDDEEQIVRRDENSWLIDGVTPVGDVLRALHLDELPHAGEYETLAGFLMVMLRRVPRRTDSVNWGGYKFEVLDVDSYRIDQIMVSRLQEGGAHPAGPGPAAPAPGS; from the coding sequence ATGACCCTGTCGCAAAGTTTCTTCCTCATCGGCCTCCTCATCGTGGCCAGCGCCTTTTTCTCCGTCGCCGAGATCTCCCTGGCCGCCTCACGCCGGTTGCGCCTGCGCCAGCTCGCCGACGAAGGCGAGGCGCGCGCCGAGAGCGTCATGCGCATGCAGGAACAGCCGGGCGACTACTTCACGGTGGTGCAGGTGGGCCAGAACGCGGTGGCCATCCTCGGCGGCATCGTCGGCGAAGGCGCGCTCAGCCCCCACTTCACCGCCCTGCTCCAGCTCTGGCTCAGCGACGCGCGCGCCGAGACCTTCGGCTTCCTGGCGTCGTTCCTCACCATCACCTCGCTCTTCATCCTGTTCGCCGACCTGTTCCCCAAGCGCCTGGGCATGGTCAACTCCGAGCGCCTCGCCGTGGTCGTCGCGCGGCCAATGGCGGTTCTCATGGCGGTGCTGCGGCCCGTCGTCTGGCTCTACAGCCGCGCCGCCGACCTGCTGTTCCGCGTGCTCGGCCTGTCGTCACTGCGCGACGACCGCATCACGTCCGACGACATCCTGGCCATGATGGAGGCCGGCACCCGGGCCGGCGTGCTGGCGGCCCGCGAGCAGCAGGTGATCGAGAACGTGTTCGAACTCGACTCCCGACCCGTGAGCAGCGCCATGTCGCCGCGCGACCGGATCGCCTTCTTCCTGCGCGACGACCCGGACCAGCTTATCCGCGCGCGCATCGCGGCGGAGCCCTTCTCCACCTACCCGGTGTGCGAGGGCGACATCGACCACGTGGTCGGCTACGTCGATGCCAAGGACCTCTTCCAGCGCGTGCTGAACAACCAGCCCATCTCCCTGAAGGACGAAGGCCTCGTGCACAAGGTGCTGATCGTGCCCGACCGCCTTTCGCTGGCCGAGGTGCTGGACCAGTTCCGCCAAGTGCACGAGGACTTCGCCGTGATCGTCAACGAGTACAGCCTCGTCGTGGGCGTCGTCACCCTGAACGACGTGATGAGCACGGTGATGGGCGACCTGATCGGCCCGGACGACGAGGAGCAGATCGTCCGGCGCGACGAGAACTCCTGGCTGATCGACGGCGTGACGCCCGTGGGCGACGTGCTGCGGGCCCTGCACCTCGACGAACTGCCCCATGCCGGCGAGTACGAGACCCTGGCGGGCTTCCTCATGGTGATGCTGCGCCGCGTGCCCCGCCGCACGGACAGCGTGAACTGGGGCGGCTACAAGTTCGAGGTGCTGGACGTGGACAGCTATCGCATCGACCAGATCATGGTGTCGCGCCTGCAGGAAGGTGGTGCGCACCCGGCAGGCCCCGGGCCGGCAGCGCCGGCACCGGGCAGCTGA
- a CDS encoding lytic transglycosylase domain-containing protein, which yields MNWGGGVRGGTPGRGLSRRACVLAGASSGLAGWLGVPATAHAGGQLEEPLMDSVRTALTSAIANQAPPEPNFSTTEARLHYLRWLGTMSDRLRRRKPDWEVRRDFLQTVWYESKRAGLDVSLVLGLVQVESAFRKYAVSSVGARGYMQVMPFWTRVIGDGDASKLFHMQTNLRFGCVILRHYLDRERGDLFMTLGRYNGSRGRSPYPDAVFAAQRNWLFEERVRSA from the coding sequence ATGAACTGGGGTGGTGGGGTGAGGGGCGGGACGCCCGGCAGGGGCCTGTCCCGGCGGGCGTGCGTGCTGGCCGGTGCGTCCTCAGGATTGGCCGGGTGGCTCGGCGTGCCTGCGACCGCCCATGCGGGCGGGCAGCTGGAAGAGCCGCTCATGGATTCGGTGCGCACCGCGCTCACGTCCGCGATCGCCAACCAGGCACCGCCCGAGCCGAATTTCTCGACCACGGAAGCCCGCCTGCACTACCTGCGCTGGCTCGGCACCATGAGCGACCGCCTGCGGCGCCGCAAGCCGGACTGGGAAGTGCGCCGCGACTTCCTGCAGACCGTGTGGTATGAGTCCAAGCGCGCGGGCCTCGATGTTTCGCTCGTGCTCGGACTCGTGCAGGTGGAGAGCGCGTTCCGCAAGTACGCCGTCTCCAGCGTGGGCGCGCGCGGCTACATGCAGGTGATGCCGTTCTGGACGCGCGTCATCGGCGATGGCGATGCGAGCAAGCTGTTCCACATGCAGACCAACCTGCGCTTCGGCTGCGTGATCCTGCGCCACTACCTGGACCGCGAGCGCGGCGACCTGTTCATGACGCTCGGTCGCTACAACGGCAGCCGCGGGCGTTCGCCGTACCCGGATGCGGTGTTCGCGGCGCAGCGCAACTGGCTGTTCGAGGAGCGCGTCCGGTCCGCCTGA
- a CDS encoding proline--tRNA ligase, producing MKASQFFVSTLKEAPADAEVVSHKLMTRAGLIKKLGAGIYNYMPMGLRVIRKVEAIVREEMNRAGAVEVTMPVVQPAEFWQETGRFDKMGPELLRIRDRHGRDFVVQPTSEEVVTDIARQELRSYKQLPKNLYQIQTKFRDERRPRFGLMRGREFIMKDAYSFDRDQAAAKASYQVMAQAYRRIFDRFGLTYRAVAADSGAIGGDLSEEFQVIAATGEDAIVYCPQSDYAANMEKAEALPPQGARGAASQALARTATPGKSTCADVAQLLGVPLQATVKSLVLATDETNESGEIVRSQVWLLLLRGDHDMNEIKVGKVPGLDAGFRFATVGEIEDHFGCKPGYLGPLNLRQPVKLVVDREVAVMADWICGANEVDFHMTGVNWGRDLPEPDVVADLRNVVAGDPSPDGKGALAIERGIEVGHVFYLGTKYSRAMNATFLGEDGKPAFFEMGCYGIGITRLPAAAIEQNHDERGIIWPDAIAPFTVVVCPIGMDRSEEVRAAAEKLHADLLAAGVDVILDDRGERPGAMFADWELIGVPHRVVLSDRGLKEGQVEYQHRRDAAATKVASADIFAFIKDRIKV from the coding sequence ATGAAAGCTTCCCAATTTTTCGTTTCCACCCTCAAGGAAGCCCCGGCGGACGCCGAGGTGGTGAGCCACAAGCTCATGACGCGCGCCGGGCTCATCAAGAAGCTGGGCGCCGGCATCTACAACTACATGCCCATGGGCCTGCGCGTGATCCGGAAGGTGGAGGCCATCGTGCGCGAGGAAATGAACCGCGCCGGGGCTGTCGAGGTCACGATGCCCGTGGTGCAGCCCGCGGAGTTCTGGCAGGAGACGGGCCGGTTCGACAAGATGGGACCCGAGCTGCTGCGCATCCGGGACCGCCACGGCCGCGACTTCGTCGTGCAGCCGACCAGCGAGGAAGTGGTCACTGACATCGCGCGCCAGGAGCTGCGCAGCTACAAGCAGCTGCCCAAGAATCTCTACCAGATCCAGACCAAGTTCCGCGACGAGCGCCGCCCGCGCTTCGGGCTGATGCGTGGCCGCGAGTTCATCATGAAGGACGCCTATTCCTTCGACCGCGACCAGGCCGCGGCCAAGGCCAGCTACCAGGTGATGGCGCAAGCCTATCGCCGCATCTTCGACCGGTTCGGCCTCACCTACCGTGCGGTCGCCGCCGACAGCGGCGCGATCGGCGGCGACCTGAGCGAGGAGTTCCAGGTGATCGCTGCCACGGGCGAGGATGCGATCGTCTATTGCCCGCAGAGCGACTACGCGGCGAACATGGAGAAGGCCGAGGCGCTGCCGCCGCAGGGCGCGCGCGGCGCTGCGTCGCAGGCGCTCGCCAGGACCGCCACGCCCGGCAAGAGCACCTGCGCCGATGTCGCGCAACTGCTCGGCGTGCCGCTGCAGGCGACCGTGAAATCGCTGGTGCTCGCCACCGATGAAACGAATGAATCCGGCGAGATCGTCCGCAGCCAGGTCTGGCTGCTGCTGTTGCGCGGCGACCACGACATGAACGAGATCAAGGTCGGCAAGGTGCCCGGCCTGGATGCAGGCTTTCGCTTCGCCACCGTGGGCGAGATCGAGGACCATTTCGGCTGCAAGCCGGGCTACCTGGGCCCGCTGAACCTGCGCCAGCCCGTGAAGCTCGTGGTGGACCGCGAGGTGGCGGTCATGGCCGACTGGATCTGCGGTGCCAACGAGGTGGACTTCCACATGACCGGCGTGAACTGGGGCCGCGACCTGCCCGAGCCTGACGTGGTGGCCGACCTGCGCAATGTCGTGGCGGGCGATCCGTCCCCGGACGGCAAGGGCGCGCTGGCGATCGAGCGCGGCATCGAGGTGGGCCACGTGTTCTACCTGGGCACCAAGTACAGCCGTGCCATGAACGCGACCTTCCTCGGCGAGGACGGCAAGCCGGCCTTCTTCGAGATGGGCTGCTACGGCATCGGCATTACCCGCCTGCCCGCGGCGGCCATCGAGCAGAACCACGATGAGCGTGGCATCATCTGGCCGGACGCGATCGCGCCGTTCACGGTGGTGGTGTGCCCGATCGGCATGGACCGCAGCGAAGAGGTGCGCGCGGCGGCCGAGAAGCTGCATGCCGACCTGCTCGCAGCCGGCGTGGACGTGATCCTGGACGACCGCGGCGAGCGCCCGGGCGCGATGTTCGCCGACTGGGAACTCATCGGCGTGCCGCACCGCGTGGTGCTGTCCGACCGGGGCCTCAAGGAAGGCCAGGTCGAGTACCAGCACCGCCGGGACGCGGCGGCGACCAAGGTGGCGTCGGCCGATATCTTTGCCTTCATCAAGGATCGAATCAAGGTATGA
- a CDS encoding RNA pyrophosphohydrolase has protein sequence MLDRDGFRPNVGIILLNQRNQVFWGKRIRTHSWQFPQGGIDRGETPEQAMFRELHEEVGLQPCHVRVVARTRDWLRYEVPDRYIRRDARGHYKGQKQIWFLLQLVGHDWDLNLRATNHPEFDAWRWNDYWVPLDVVVEFKRGVYEMALTELARFLPRNDQRNRYLRSGMRQREGVPEVSLGTTTQLRTTSLLVHPGMELPPGASFDPDPRTGDGDPGMPGIQKSAG, from the coding sequence ATGCTCGACCGGGACGGTTTTCGGCCCAACGTCGGCATCATCCTGCTCAACCAGAGGAACCAGGTGTTCTGGGGCAAGCGGATCCGCACCCACAGCTGGCAGTTCCCGCAAGGTGGCATTGATCGAGGGGAGACTCCCGAGCAGGCCATGTTCCGTGAACTGCACGAGGAGGTGGGGCTGCAGCCGTGCCACGTCCGCGTGGTGGCCCGCACAAGGGACTGGTTGCGCTACGAGGTGCCAGACCGGTACATCCGCCGTGACGCACGCGGCCACTACAAGGGCCAGAAGCAGATCTGGTTCCTGCTCCAGCTCGTCGGCCACGACTGGGATCTGAACCTCCGGGCGACCAACCACCCCGAGTTCGATGCCTGGCGCTGGAACGATTACTGGGTTCCGCTGGACGTCGTCGTGGAGTTCAAGCGCGGCGTCTATGAAATGGCCCTGACCGAGCTGGCGCGCTTCCTGCCGCGCAACGACCAGCGCAACCGCTACCTGCGCAGCGGCATGCGCCAGCGCGAAGGCGTTCCGGAGGTCTCGCTCGGCACCACGACGCAACTGCGGACCACCTCCCTGCTGGTCCATCCGGGCATGGAGCTGCCGCCGGGCGCCAGCTTCGACCCCGATCCCCGGACGGGGGATGGCGATCCGGGCATGCCCGGCATCCAGAAGTCGGCCGGCTGA
- the proB gene encoding glutamate 5-kinase, which yields MVSSILRDARRIVIKVGSSLVTNEGRGLDETAITEWSRQMAALVNGSGGPRREVIMVSSGAIAEGMKRLGWSTRPSEIHELQAAAAVGQMGLAQMYETKLREQGLGSAQVLLTHADLADRERYLNARSTLLTLLRLGVVPVINENDTVVTDEIKFGDNDTLGALVANLVEADALVILTDQKGLYTADPRRDPHAQFVHEAAAGDPSLEAMAGGVGSSIGRGGMITKIIAAKRAAGSGASTVIAWGREPDVLLRLTQGEAIGTLLVAQTAKKQARKQWMADHLQLRGAVTVDVGAAAKLRQEGKSLLPIGMVAVEGEFSRGDVIAVRDPAGAEIARGLANYASAEARLLCRRPSSEFERLLGYSAEPEMVHRDNLVLSGG from the coding sequence ATGGTTTCGAGCATATTGCGAGATGCGCGCCGCATCGTGATCAAGGTGGGTTCCAGCCTGGTGACGAACGAGGGCCGGGGGCTGGACGAGACGGCCATCACCGAATGGAGCCGGCAGATGGCCGCGCTGGTGAACGGATCCGGCGGCCCGCGGCGCGAGGTCATCATGGTGTCCAGTGGCGCGATTGCCGAGGGCATGAAGCGCCTGGGCTGGTCCACGCGCCCGAGCGAGATCCATGAACTGCAGGCTGCTGCCGCCGTCGGCCAGATGGGGCTCGCGCAGATGTACGAGACCAAGCTGCGCGAACAGGGGCTGGGCAGCGCCCAGGTGCTGCTGACCCATGCGGATCTCGCGGACCGCGAGCGCTACCTGAACGCGCGCTCCACGTTGCTCACGCTGCTGCGCCTCGGCGTGGTGCCCGTCATCAACGAGAACGACACGGTGGTCACCGACGAGATCAAGTTCGGCGACAACGACACCCTGGGCGCGCTGGTCGCGAACCTCGTGGAGGCCGATGCGCTGGTCATCCTGACGGACCAGAAGGGCCTCTACACGGCGGATCCGCGGCGCGATCCGCATGCGCAGTTCGTGCACGAGGCGGCGGCCGGCGATCCTTCCTTGGAGGCGATGGCGGGCGGCGTGGGCTCCAGCATCGGCCGCGGGGGCATGATCACCAAGATCATCGCGGCCAAGCGCGCGGCCGGCTCGGGGGCTTCCACGGTGATCGCCTGGGGGCGCGAGCCGGACGTGCTGCTGAGGCTCACGCAGGGCGAGGCCATCGGCACCCTGCTGGTGGCGCAGACCGCCAAGAAGCAGGCCCGCAAGCAGTGGATGGCCGACCACCTCCAGCTGCGCGGTGCCGTGACGGTGGACGTGGGCGCCGCTGCAAAGTTGCGGCAGGAAGGAAAGAGCCTGCTGCCGATCGGCATGGTCGCGGTGGAGGGCGAGTTCTCCCGGGGCGACGTGATCGCCGTGCGCGACCCGGCAGGCGCGGAAATCGCCCGCGGGCTCGCGAACTACGCCAGCGCCGAGGCGCGACTGCTGTGCCGCAGGCCGTCCTCGGAGTTCGAGCGGCTGCTGGGCTACAGCGCCGAACCGGAAATGGTGCACCGGGACAACCTGGTGCTGTCCGGCGGCTGA